CATGCTTATGAGCACACAGTGGGGCAGTGCTGGCCAATCGGTTTAGGAGCTGAAATCTGGTACGCTGAAAGCATTGAAAAGCTGGCAACAAATATGGCTGAGGCAAAACCCACAGTTATGGTGGTGGTGCCACGCCTCTTTGAAATGCTGCGCACACGCATTACCCGCACGATCCAGAAAGAAGGCGGCACCAAAGCAAAGCTGTTCGAACGCGCTCTAGAGCTGGGCATGAAAGTACAGCGTGATAAACAAAAACTTTCGATGTTTGAAAAGCTGGAAAACTGGTTCCTTACAAGAACAGTACGCAAGAAAATCAATCAACAGTTCGGCGGGCGCCTGAAAGCACTTGTAGCAGGCGGTGCACCGCTTTCGCCTGATGTTGGGTATTTCTTCTCAAGCCTTGGTTTGCCGCTTCTTCAAGGATACGGCCAAACAGAAGCAGGGCCTGTTATTTCAGTGAACCCACCAAGCGCGCCGCGCATGCATACAGTGGGCAAAATATTCAAAGATGTTGAGGTTAAAATCGCTTCTGACGGAGAAATCCTGGTGAAGGGTGATCTTGTTATGAAGGGATACTGGCGCGATGACGACGCCACTGCTAAAACAATTGTTGATGGCTGGCTTCACACAGGCGATATCGGCCAACTGGATGATGAAGGTTACCTTGAAATTACTGACCGGAAGAAAGATCTGATCGTAAACGATAAGGGCGATAACGTTTCACCACAGCGGATTGAAGGCATGTTAGCGCTCGAGGATGAGATATCTCAAGCCATGGTTTATGGTGACCGCCGCCCTCACCTTATTGGGCTTATTATGCCAGATGTTGAATGGATGGCAGATTGGGCGAAAAAACACAATAAACCGCGCAAGTATGAAGAATTGCAAGAAGATGCAGATTTCAAGAAAGCAATTGGCGAAGCTATTAACCGTGTAAATGGCCGACTTTCCAACATTGAAAAAGTACGGAAATTCAGCTTGGCAACAGAAGCCTTCTCAATTGAGAATGAACAAATGACCCCAACACTTAAACTGAGGCGTCATATTGTTTGTGAAATCTATAAAGATACGCTGGAAGGTATGTATTAAAATAAAAGGGCGCCTAGATATACCGTTTAGGCGCCTTCTCTATATTTGGGAGAAACTTTCTGCGGCATGGTTTCTCCAGCACTCTCACGGTCCGGCACCCCAAACCCCAAATCATA
This DNA window, taken from Kordiimonas sp. SCSIO 12603, encodes the following:
- a CDS encoding long-chain fatty acid--CoA ligase, with protein sequence MSFIPWDSLTAMFYEQSAKLGDKPLLFNKKDGEWQSLSWKEVTDRVTQLAAALEKMGVEAGDRVVLVSENRPEFMIADFAIMSIGAISVPTYTTNTARDHLHILENSKAKASIVSTKALARTFLKAAHQSDDMQHCILMEDYQIEQRLNVKIYHWDTVVDAEVPNTAKYAEKARSVSRDDVACLIYTSGTGGAPKGVMLHHGAILTNSEGASNVIHELGLENNAFLSFLPLSHAYEHTVGQCWPIGLGAEIWYAESIEKLATNMAEAKPTVMVVVPRLFEMLRTRITRTIQKEGGTKAKLFERALELGMKVQRDKQKLSMFEKLENWFLTRTVRKKINQQFGGRLKALVAGGAPLSPDVGYFFSSLGLPLLQGYGQTEAGPVISVNPPSAPRMHTVGKIFKDVEVKIASDGEILVKGDLVMKGYWRDDDATAKTIVDGWLHTGDIGQLDDEGYLEITDRKKDLIVNDKGDNVSPQRIEGMLALEDEISQAMVYGDRRPHLIGLIMPDVEWMADWAKKHNKPRKYEELQEDADFKKAIGEAINRVNGRLSNIEKVRKFSLATEAFSIENEQMTPTLKLRRHIVCEIYKDTLEGMY